In one Pseudomonas fitomaticsae genomic region, the following are encoded:
- a CDS encoding protein-L-isoaspartate(D-aspartate) O-methyltransferase — MTSQRTRERLIQRLYEEGVSNASVLEVIRRTPRHLFVDEALAHRAYEDTALPIGNNQTISQPYMVARMSELLLEAGPLDKVLEIGTGSGYQTAVLSQLVERVFSVERIKVLQDRAKERLVELNLRNVVFRWGDGWEGWPALAPYNGIIVTAVATDVPQALLDQLAPGGRMVIPVGSGEVQQLMLIVREENGFSRHVLGAVRFVPLLNGPLA, encoded by the coding sequence ATGACGTCCCAGCGAACCCGTGAGCGCCTGATCCAGCGTCTGTACGAAGAGGGTGTTTCCAACGCCAGCGTGCTGGAAGTGATCCGCCGCACCCCGCGACACCTGTTCGTTGATGAAGCGCTGGCGCACCGAGCCTATGAGGACACCGCGCTGCCGATCGGCAACAACCAGACCATCTCCCAGCCATATATGGTGGCGCGCATGAGCGAGCTGCTGCTGGAAGCCGGGCCGCTGGATAAGGTGCTGGAGATCGGCACCGGTTCCGGCTATCAAACGGCGGTGTTGTCGCAACTGGTCGAGCGGGTGTTCTCGGTAGAGCGCATCAAGGTGCTGCAGGATCGGGCCAAGGAACGCCTGGTCGAGCTCAACCTGCGCAACGTGGTGTTTCGTTGGGGCGATGGCTGGGAAGGCTGGCCGGCGCTGGCGCCGTACAACGGCATTATCGTCACGGCGGTAGCCACCGATGTGCCTCAGGCTTTGCTCGATCAGCTGGCACCGGGTGGTCGGATGGTGATCCCGGTCGGTTCGGGTGAAGTGCAGCAATTGATGCTGATCGTGCGCGAAGAAAACGGCTTCTCCCGACACGTTCTGGGGGCGGTGCGTTTTGTGCCATTGCTCAACGGTCCGCTGGCCTGA
- a CDS encoding baseplate J/gp47 family protein, translated as MSMLIPGQNQLAEPSLIKVDAFEDLLAEFKTFVIEYVGARSPQSAEKLKTSLENESELLTLALEAFCVRLQTHERRYNARIKQMLAWWATGSNLDARLADMGLERQLLDPGDPAAFPPVPAIYESDDDARLRYYLAPHAPAAGSRMQYRREVFTLGERPAVKVESTDAGVVNVTYTFDPDGLAAQVKDGNGRRTAPGEVQVTVLSRDADGTPSAALLDGVRQHFARPDVCPETDKVTVQGADIKPYKIRVVAKINSGPDSGLTKVAAQQHLQAYADSCHRLEGRVDPSWIDYTLHSAGAVQLQILEPLTPIVCTAFQAPYCTAVEVEVQTL; from the coding sequence ATGAGCATGTTGATCCCCGGCCAGAATCAATTGGCCGAACCCTCCTTGATCAAGGTCGATGCCTTCGAAGATCTGCTCGCCGAGTTCAAGACCTTCGTGATCGAGTACGTCGGCGCACGTTCGCCGCAGAGCGCGGAAAAGCTCAAGACCAGCCTGGAAAACGAAAGCGAACTGCTGACCCTGGCGCTTGAGGCGTTCTGCGTTCGCCTGCAAACCCACGAACGCAGATACAACGCCCGGATCAAGCAGATGCTGGCGTGGTGGGCCACCGGCAGCAACCTCGATGCACGGTTGGCGGACATGGGCCTGGAGCGACAGTTGCTCGACCCGGGCGACCCGGCGGCATTCCCGCCAGTGCCGGCGATTTACGAGAGCGACGATGACGCCCGGCTGCGCTATTACCTGGCGCCCCATGCGCCGGCGGCGGGTTCGCGGATGCAGTATCGCCGCGAGGTCTTCACCCTGGGCGAGCGGCCGGCGGTGAAAGTCGAATCCACCGATGCGGGTGTTGTGAACGTCACTTACACCTTCGACCCGGACGGCCTCGCCGCGCAGGTCAAGGATGGCAATGGTCGCCGCACGGCGCCCGGTGAAGTGCAGGTGACTGTGCTTTCCCGCGACGCAGACGGAACACCCTCGGCAGCACTGCTCGACGGCGTACGCCAACACTTTGCCCGGCCCGATGTCTGCCCGGAAACCGACAAGGTCACCGTGCAGGGCGCCGACATCAAGCCTTACAAGATTCGCGTCGTGGCAAAGATCAATTCCGGCCCGGATTCGGGCCTGACCAAAGTCGCCGCACAGCAACATTTGCAGGCCTACGCCGACAGCTGCCATCGCCTGGAAGGCCGGGTCGATCCGAGCTGGATCGACTACACGCTGCACAGCGCCGGCGCCGTGCAATTGCAGATTCTTGAACCGCTGACGCCCATCGTGTGCACCGCGTTTCAAGCACCGTACTGCACGGCGGTCGAAGTCGAGGTGCAGACGCTATGA
- a CDS encoding LexA family transcriptional regulator → MQKRNVSTVLRALLDQHGISPTELHRRTGVPQSTLSRILSGKIVDPSDKHISKIAEYFAVSTDQLRGRADVAPAGNGGRDELHSELKDISLWDDDTPVDDDEVSVPFLREVELAAGSGRFVIEESERSSLRFGKRSLRHNGVQFDQAKCVTVRGNSMLPVLRDGATVGVNAGKCGIGDIIDGDLYAINHNGQLRVKQLYRLPTGIRLRSFNRDEHPDEDYSFQDMQEEQIVILGHVFWWGMYAR, encoded by the coding sequence ATGCAAAAACGCAACGTATCTACCGTCTTAAGAGCACTGCTCGACCAGCACGGGATCTCCCCCACGGAGCTCCACCGTCGCACCGGCGTGCCTCAATCCACGCTCTCGCGGATTCTCAGCGGGAAGATCGTCGATCCTTCGGATAAACACATCTCGAAGATCGCCGAGTACTTTGCCGTGAGCACCGATCAGTTGCGGGGGCGCGCGGATGTTGCGCCCGCCGGCAACGGCGGACGCGACGAGTTGCATTCCGAACTCAAGGACATAAGCCTGTGGGACGACGACACGCCAGTCGATGATGACGAGGTGTCGGTGCCCTTTCTTCGCGAGGTTGAATTGGCTGCTGGATCAGGAAGATTCGTCATCGAAGAGAGCGAGCGCTCCAGCCTGCGCTTCGGCAAGCGCAGCCTGCGCCATAACGGTGTGCAGTTCGATCAGGCCAAATGCGTGACGGTACGGGGCAACAGCATGTTGCCGGTGTTGCGCGACGGTGCCACGGTCGGGGTCAATGCCGGCAAGTGCGGGATTGGCGACATCATCGATGGCGACCTTTACGCGATCAACCACAACGGTCAATTGCGGGTGAAGCAGCTCTATCGCCTGCCTACCGGTATCCGTCTGCGCAGCTTCAATCGCGATGAACACCCGGACGAGGACTACAGCTTCCAGGATATGCAGGAAGAGCAGATTGTCATCCTCGGTCACGTCTTCTGGTGGGGCATGTACGCCCGATAA
- the surE gene encoding 5'/3'-nucleotidase SurE encodes MRILISNDDGVTAPGLAALYAALADYTECVVIAPEQDKSGASSSLTLDRPLHPQYLANGFISLNGTPTDCVHLGLNGLLEREPDMVVSGINLGANLGDDVLYSGTVAAALEGRFLERPSFAFSLVSRQVDNLPTAAHFARKLVEAHAGLDLPPRTVLNVNIPNLPIDHIRGIQLTRLGHRARAAAPMKVVDPRGKAGYWIAAAGDAEDGGPGTDFHAVMQGYVSITPLQLDRTFNDAFRSLDGWLEGLN; translated from the coding sequence ATGCGTATTCTGATTTCTAACGACGATGGGGTGACTGCGCCCGGTCTTGCCGCGCTTTATGCTGCGCTGGCGGATTACACCGAGTGCGTGGTTATCGCCCCGGAACAGGACAAGAGCGGTGCCAGCAGTTCGCTGACACTCGATCGTCCGCTGCACCCGCAATACCTGGCCAACGGCTTTATCAGCCTCAATGGCACACCGACCGACTGCGTCCATCTGGGGCTCAACGGTTTGCTCGAACGCGAGCCGGACATGGTGGTTTCAGGTATCAACCTCGGCGCCAATCTGGGTGATGACGTGCTGTATTCCGGGACGGTGGCAGCCGCCCTTGAGGGGCGCTTTCTCGAGCGCCCGTCGTTTGCCTTCTCGCTGGTCTCGCGCCAGGTCGACAACTTGCCCACGGCCGCCCACTTTGCGCGCAAACTGGTCGAGGCCCACGCCGGGCTCGATCTGCCACCGCGCACGGTGCTGAACGTGAACATTCCGAACCTGCCGATCGACCACATTCGCGGTATTCAACTGACCCGTCTTGGCCATCGCGCCCGTGCGGCGGCACCGATGAAAGTCGTGGACCCGCGCGGCAAGGCCGGTTACTGGATCGCGGCGGCAGGTGATGCGGAAGACGGCGGGCCGGGCACCGATTTTCATGCGGTGATGCAAGGTTACGTATCCATCACTCCGTTGCAGCTCGATCGCACCTTCAATGATGCCTTCAGAAGTCTCGACGGCTGGCTGGAGGGACTCAACTGA
- a CDS encoding phage baseplate assembly protein V, producing MFDALLRMQLGPIIERLAEMEAEIEDLHRRAESYCRIGICQEVDAASNTCQVSHGGLLTPAIKFFNPSAGAQSESRIPTVGEQCLLFNGSGESSAQSVALFGLNSDRFPPTSTVPTLTRRVHQDGSESGYDDATHTLHWQNGPAAFSGSRESLELSIGPARLAMTPQAINLQLGAVGLTIDASGVHFSGPLVDHQGRVISP from the coding sequence ATGTTCGACGCATTACTGCGAATGCAGCTGGGCCCGATCATCGAACGCCTGGCAGAAATGGAAGCCGAGATCGAAGACCTGCACCGTCGCGCCGAGAGCTATTGCCGCATTGGCATCTGTCAGGAAGTCGATGCGGCGAGCAACACCTGCCAGGTCAGCCACGGTGGTTTGCTCACCCCGGCCATCAAGTTCTTCAACCCCAGCGCCGGCGCGCAGAGCGAGTCGCGGATCCCGACGGTGGGTGAGCAGTGTCTGCTGTTCAACGGCAGCGGTGAAAGCAGCGCGCAAAGCGTGGCGCTGTTTGGCCTGAACAGTGACCGCTTTCCGCCGACCTCGACGGTGCCGACGCTGACGCGACGTGTTCATCAGGACGGCAGCGAAAGCGGCTACGACGACGCCACGCACACCCTGCACTGGCAAAACGGTCCGGCAGCCTTCAGCGGCTCTCGCGAATCGCTTGAACTGAGCATCGGGCCGGCACGGCTGGCGATGACCCCGCAAGCGATCAACCTGCAACTGGGCGCCGTCGGCCTGACCATCGACGCCTCGGGCGTGCACTTCAGCGGCCCGTTGGTGGATCACCAGGGTCGTGTCATCAGCCCCTGA
- the truD gene encoding tRNA pseudouridine(13) synthase TruD, producing the protein MNELQLLGPRAYGDALGTAVLKAIAEDFQVDEVLDIPFSGDGEHLWIWVEKRGLNTEEAARRIAKAAGVPLRTVSYAGLKDRQALTRQWFSVQLPGKADPDLSAAENDTLKILKTTRHKRKLQRGAHSANGFTLRLTQFNGDKAAIDERLQLIAKQGIPNYFGVQRFGHGGGNVVDARSWAARKALPEQRNVRSRLLSTARSFLFNQVLAARVADGTWQRAQVGDLLAFTDSRSFFPAGEAECSDPRLAILDLHPTGPQWGEGDSPAAGVVHDLEQGIAAREADLRDWLINAGMSHERRILRLPIGGLTWHYPEPDILQLEFVLPAGCFATVLVRELVDLVPVGQTDSPCVF; encoded by the coding sequence ATGAACGAACTGCAACTGCTCGGCCCGCGCGCCTATGGCGATGCCCTCGGCACCGCGGTACTGAAAGCCATCGCCGAAGATTTCCAGGTCGATGAAGTCCTCGACATTCCGTTCAGCGGTGACGGCGAGCACCTGTGGATCTGGGTGGAAAAGCGCGGCCTGAATACTGAAGAAGCCGCGCGCCGTATCGCCAAGGCGGCCGGTGTACCGCTGCGCACGGTGAGTTACGCCGGGCTCAAGGATCGCCAGGCGCTGACCCGTCAGTGGTTCAGCGTGCAATTGCCGGGCAAGGCCGATCCGGATCTGTCGGCGGCGGAAAACGACACGCTGAAAATCCTCAAGACCACTCGCCACAAGCGCAAGCTGCAACGCGGTGCGCATTCGGCCAACGGTTTCACCCTGCGCCTGACCCAGTTCAATGGCGACAAGGCCGCTATCGACGAGCGTCTGCAACTGATCGCCAAACAAGGCATCCCGAATTACTTCGGCGTCCAGCGTTTCGGCCATGGCGGCGGCAACGTCGTCGATGCCCGTTCCTGGGCCGCGCGCAAGGCACTGCCGGAACAGCGCAATGTGCGCTCGCGCCTGTTGTCGACCGCGCGCAGTTTTCTGTTCAATCAGGTGCTCGCAGCGCGGGTGGCCGATGGCACCTGGCAGCGTGCCCAGGTCGGTGATCTGCTGGCCTTCACCGACAGCCGCAGCTTTTTTCCGGCCGGTGAAGCCGAATGCAGCGACCCGCGTCTGGCGATTCTCGACCTGCATCCGACCGGCCCGCAGTGGGGCGAAGGTGACTCGCCGGCGGCCGGGGTTGTCCATGATCTGGAGCAGGGGATTGCCGCACGCGAGGCGGATCTGCGCGATTGGTTGATTAATGCCGGTATGAGCCACGAACGTCGCATCCTGCGGCTGCCCATTGGCGGGTTGACGTGGCATTATCCCGAGCCTGACATTCTGCAACTGGAATTCGTCCTCCCGGCCGGATGCTTCGCCACCGTATTGGTGCGCGAACTCGTTGATCTGGTGCCGGTGGGGCAGACGGACAGCCCATGCGTATTCTGA
- a CDS encoding peptidoglycan DD-metalloendopeptidase family protein, with protein sequence MSLTVIAQRMGNTSFQRLVTGLVLSTLLVGCSSTKSSNVRVVDRNNAVAQRPVVTTGQYVVRPGDTLFSIAFRYGWDYKALAARNNIPTPYTIHPGQTIRFDGRTGSTSTAVVTNSGSSASSSSKTTVIRRQANGTTTTTTTGSGAASTTVVPSVASKPAPAPLPPPGPAPTGWGWPSNGILIGKFSSNGSLNKGIDIAGDLGQPVLAASDGTVVYAGSGLRGYGELVIIKHSETYVSAYGHNRRLLVREGQQVKVGQTIAEMGSTGTDRVKLHFEIRRQGKPVDPLQFLPRR encoded by the coding sequence GTGAGTCTCACAGTCATTGCGCAGCGTATGGGTAACACGAGCTTTCAGCGCCTGGTGACTGGCCTTGTCTTGAGCACCTTGCTGGTCGGTTGCTCCAGCACAAAATCGAGCAACGTTCGGGTCGTCGATCGCAACAATGCGGTGGCCCAGCGTCCGGTCGTGACGACCGGGCAGTATGTAGTCCGTCCGGGCGATACGTTGTTTTCCATCGCTTTTCGCTACGGCTGGGACTACAAAGCCCTCGCCGCCCGGAACAATATTCCTACGCCATACACGATCCATCCGGGTCAGACGATTCGCTTCGATGGCCGCACCGGTTCAACGTCGACTGCGGTCGTCACCAACTCCGGTTCCTCAGCGTCTTCGTCCAGCAAAACCACGGTTATCCGGCGCCAGGCAAATGGCACGACGACCACCACAACCACGGGGTCCGGCGCGGCTTCCACCACGGTTGTACCGTCCGTCGCCAGCAAGCCAGCACCCGCTCCACTGCCTCCACCGGGCCCGGCCCCGACCGGCTGGGGATGGCCATCTAATGGCATTCTGATTGGTAAATTCTCTTCAAACGGTAGTTTGAATAAAGGAATTGATATCGCCGGAGATTTGGGACAGCCTGTTTTAGCTGCGTCTGATGGGACGGTGGTTTACGCCGGGAGTGGCTTAAGGGGCTACGGCGAATTGGTCATCATCAAACACAGCGAAACCTACGTCAGTGCTTACGGACACAACCGTCGGCTGTTGGTACGGGAGGGGCAGCAGGTCAAGGTCGGACAGACAATTGCCGAAATGGGGTCAACGGGTACAGACCGGGTGAAACTGCATTTTGAGATTCGCCGACAAGGTAAACCTGTAGATCCGCTGCAGTTCCTGCCAAGACGTTGA
- the fdxA gene encoding ferredoxin FdxA, whose amino-acid sequence MTFVVTDNCIKCKYTDCVEVCPVDCFYEGPNFLVIHPDECIDCALCEPECPAVAIFSEDEVPEEMQEFIQLNVELAEIWPNITEKKESLPDAEEWDGVKGKIKDLER is encoded by the coding sequence ATGACCTTCGTCGTCACCGACAACTGCATCAAGTGCAAGTACACCGACTGCGTAGAAGTCTGTCCGGTGGACTGCTTCTACGAAGGCCCGAACTTCCTGGTGATTCACCCGGACGAGTGCATCGACTGCGCCCTGTGCGAACCTGAATGCCCGGCTGTGGCCATTTTCTCCGAGGACGAAGTTCCGGAAGAGATGCAGGAGTTCATTCAGCTGAACGTCGAGCTGGCCGAGATCTGGCCAAACATCACCGAGAAGAAAGAATCGCTGCCGGATGCCGAAGAGTGGGATGGCGTCAAAGGCAAGATCAAAGACCTCGAACGCTGA
- a CDS encoding phage holin family protein, with protein sequence MTNEQQALADMPIWLVILLAVAGGVSGEMWRADKDGARGWPLLRRLALRSGACMICGVSAIMLLYAAGMSIWAAGAFGCLTAMAGADVAIGLYERWAAKRIGVCEVPPRDPQ encoded by the coding sequence ATGACAAACGAGCAACAAGCGTTGGCGGACATGCCGATCTGGCTGGTCATCCTGCTTGCCGTGGCAGGCGGGGTATCCGGCGAAATGTGGCGCGCCGACAAGGACGGCGCCCGCGGCTGGCCATTGCTGCGACGCCTGGCCCTGCGCTCCGGCGCCTGCATGATCTGCGGCGTGTCGGCAATCATGCTGCTTTACGCTGCCGGGATGTCGATCTGGGCCGCCGGTGCTTTTGGCTGCCTGACCGCAATGGCCGGTGCCGACGTGGCTATCGGTCTTTACGAACGCTGGGCCGCCAAGCGCATCGGCGTCTGCGAAGTTCCCCCGCGCGATCCGCAGTAA
- the mutS gene encoding DNA mismatch repair protein MutS: protein MNKAVSDLSSHTPMMQQYWRLKNQHPDQLMFYRMGDFYEIFYEDAKKAAKLLDITLTARGQSAGQAIPMCGIPYHAAEGYLAKLVKLGESVVICEQVGDPATSKGPVERQVVRIITPGTVSDEALLDERRDNLIAAVLGDERLFGLAVLDITSGNFTVLEIKGWENLLAELERVNPVELLIPDDWPKDLPAEKRRGVRRRAPWDFERDSALKSLCQQFSTQDLKGFGCETLTLAIGAAGCLLAYAKETQRTALPHLRSLRHERLDDTVVLDGASRRNLELDTNLAGGRDNTLQSVVDRCQTAMGSRLLTRWLNRPLRDLTVLLARQTSITCLLDRYRFENLQPQLKEIGDIERILARIGLRNARPRDLARLRDALGALPELQVAMTDLEAPHLQRLATTTSTYPELAALLEKAIIDNPPAVIRDGGVLKTGYDSELDELQSLSENAGQFLIDLEAREKARTGLANLKVGYNRIHGYFIELPSKQAESAPADYIRRQTLKGAERFITPELKEFEDKALSAKSRALAREKMLYEALLEDLISQLPPLQDTAGALAELDVLSNLAERALNLDLNCPTFVSEPCMRISQGRHPVVEQVLTTPFVANDLSLDDNTRMLVITGPNMGGKSTYMRQTALIVLLAHIGSFVPAASCELSLVDRIFTRIGSSDDLAGGRSTFMVEMSETANILHNATERSLVLMDEVGRGTSTFDGLSLAWAAAERLAHLRAYTLFATHYFELTVLPEAEPLVANVHLNATEHNERIVFLHHVLPGPASQSYGLAVAQLAGVPSEVIVRAREHLSRLEDTALPHEAPKPATKGKPATPQQSDMFASLPHPVLDELAKLDLDDVTPRRALEMLYALKNRI from the coding sequence ATGAATAAAGCCGTCTCCGACCTGTCCTCCCACACTCCGATGATGCAGCAGTACTGGCGCTTGAAGAATCAGCACCCGGACCAGCTGATGTTCTACCGCATGGGCGACTTCTACGAGATCTTCTACGAAGACGCGAAGAAAGCGGCCAAGTTGCTGGACATCACCCTGACCGCGCGCGGGCAGTCAGCGGGTCAGGCGATTCCGATGTGCGGGATTCCGTATCACGCGGCGGAAGGCTACCTGGCGAAGCTGGTCAAGCTCGGCGAATCGGTGGTGATCTGCGAACAGGTCGGCGACCCGGCCACCAGTAAAGGCCCGGTGGAACGTCAGGTGGTGCGGATCATCACCCCGGGTACAGTCAGCGACGAGGCGTTGCTGGATGAGCGTCGCGACAACCTGATCGCGGCGGTACTGGGCGACGAGCGCCTGTTCGGCCTGGCCGTGCTGGACATCACCAGCGGCAACTTCACCGTGCTTGAGATCAAGGGTTGGGAAAACCTGCTGGCGGAGCTGGAGCGGGTCAACCCGGTCGAGCTGTTGATCCCGGATGACTGGCCGAAGGATCTGCCGGCGGAAAAACGTCGTGGCGTACGTCGCCGCGCACCTTGGGATTTCGAGCGCGACTCGGCGCTGAAAAGTCTCTGCCAGCAATTCTCCACCCAGGACCTGAAAGGCTTCGGTTGCGAAACCCTGACCCTGGCGATCGGCGCCGCCGGTTGCCTGCTGGCTTATGCCAAGGAAACCCAGCGCACCGCCCTGCCGCATCTGCGCAGCCTGCGTCATGAACGCCTGGACGACACCGTGGTGCTGGACGGCGCCAGCCGCCGCAACCTGGAACTCGACACCAACCTGGCCGGTGGCCGCGACAACACCCTGCAATCGGTGGTCGACCGTTGCCAGACCGCCATGGGCAGCCGCCTGCTGACCCGCTGGCTCAATCGTCCGCTGCGCGATCTGACCGTATTGCTGGCTCGCCAGACCTCGATCACTTGCCTGCTCGACCGCTATCGCTTTGAAAACCTGCAACCGCAGCTCAAGGAAATCGGCGACATCGAGCGGATCCTGGCGCGGATCGGCCTGCGCAATGCCCGCCCTCGCGACCTCGCCCGCCTGCGTGACGCGCTCGGTGCGCTGCCTGAACTGCAAGTGGCGATGACCGATCTGGAGGCGCCGCACCTGCAACGTCTGGCTACTACCACCAGCACCTACCCGGAACTGGCGGCGCTGCTGGAAAAAGCCATTATCGACAACCCGCCGGCGGTGATCCGTGACGGCGGCGTGCTGAAAACCGGTTACGACAGCGAACTCGACGAGCTGCAATCGCTAAGCGAGAACGCCGGCCAGTTCCTGATTGACCTGGAAGCCCGGGAAAAGGCCCGCACCGGCCTCGCCAACCTGAAAGTCGGCTACAACCGCATTCACGGCTACTTCATCGAATTGCCGAGCAAGCAGGCTGAATCGGCGCCGGCAGACTACATCCGCCGTCAGACCCTCAAGGGTGCCGAGCGCTTCATCACACCAGAACTGAAAGAGTTCGAAGACAAGGCGCTGTCGGCCAAGAGCCGCGCCCTGGCTCGCGAGAAGATGCTCTACGAGGCATTGCTGGAGGATCTGATCAGCCAGTTGCCGCCATTGCAGGACACCGCTGGCGCGCTGGCCGAACTGGACGTGCTGAGCAACCTCGCCGAACGCGCGCTGAATCTCGACCTGAATTGCCCGACCTTCGTCAGCGAACCGTGCATGCGCATCTCCCAGGGTCGTCACCCGGTGGTCGAGCAAGTGCTGACCACGCCTTTCGTGGCCAACGACCTGAGCCTGGACGACAACACCCGCATGCTGGTGATCACCGGCCCGAACATGGGCGGTAAATCCACCTATATGCGCCAGACTGCACTGATCGTGCTGCTGGCACATATCGGCAGTTTTGTGCCGGCGGCCAGTTGCGAACTGTCGCTGGTGGACCGGATCTTCACCCGGATCGGTTCCAGCGACGACCTCGCTGGCGGCCGCTCGACCTTCATGGTGGAAATGAGCGAAACCGCGAACATTCTGCACAACGCCACCGAGCGCAGTCTGGTGCTGATGGACGAAGTCGGTCGCGGCACCAGCACCTTTGACGGTCTGTCCCTGGCGTGGGCGGCGGCCGAGCGTCTCGCCCATCTGCGTGCCTATACTCTCTTTGCAACGCACTATTTCGAGCTGACCGTGTTGCCGGAGGCCGAACCGTTGGTGGCCAACGTGCACCTCAACGCTACCGAGCACAATGAGCGCATCGTGTTCCTGCACCATGTGTTGCCGGGGCCGGCGAGCCAGAGTTATGGCCTCGCGGTTGCACAACTGGCCGGCGTGCCGAGCGAAGTGATCGTGCGTGCTCGTGAACACCTGAGCCGACTGGAAGACACCGCACTGCCGCATGAGGCGCCGAAACCCGCCACCAAAGGCAAACCGGCAACGCCGCAGCAGAGCGACATGTTTGCCAGCCTCCCGCATCCGGTGCTGGATGAGTTGGCGAAACTGGATCTGGATGACGTGACACCGCGTCGTGCACTCGAAATGCTCTATGCGCTAAAGAACCGGATATAA
- the rpoS gene encoding RNA polymerase sigma factor RpoS, with the protein MALSKEVPEFDIDDEVLLMETGIDSDSMSNDEGAAPPSVRAKSKHSASLKQHKYIDYTRALDATQLYLNEIGFSPLLSPEEEVHFARLSQSGDPAGRKRMIESNLRLVVKIARRYVNRGLSLLDLIEEGNLGLIRAVEKFDPERGFRFSTYATWWIRQTIERAIMNQTRTIRLPIHVVKELNVYLRAARELTQKLDHEPSPEEIANLLEKPVGEVKRMLGLNERVSSVDVSLGPDSDKTLLDTLTDDRPTDPCELLQDDDLSQSIDQWLSELTDKQREVVVRRFGLRGHESSTLEDVGLEIGLTRERVRQIQVEGLKRLREILEKNGLSSESLFQ; encoded by the coding sequence ATGGCTCTCAGTAAAGAAGTGCCGGAGTTTGACATCGACGATGAGGTTCTCCTGATGGAGACCGGCATCGATTCGGATTCGATGTCGAATGATGAAGGGGCTGCTCCACCTTCCGTTCGTGCCAAATCCAAACACTCCGCTTCGCTTAAGCAACACAAGTACATCGACTACACTCGGGCACTCGATGCCACGCAGCTGTACCTCAACGAAATCGGCTTTTCCCCATTGCTCTCCCCGGAAGAAGAAGTTCATTTTGCGCGCTTGTCGCAAAGTGGCGATCCTGCCGGGCGCAAGCGCATGATCGAAAGTAACCTGCGGCTGGTGGTCAAAATCGCCCGGCGTTATGTCAATCGGGGGCTGTCGCTGCTGGATCTGATCGAAGAGGGTAACCTCGGACTGATCCGCGCGGTGGAAAAGTTCGATCCCGAGCGCGGCTTCCGCTTCTCGACCTACGCGACCTGGTGGATCCGTCAGACCATCGAACGCGCGATCATGAATCAGACCCGGACCATCCGGCTGCCGATCCATGTGGTCAAGGAGCTCAACGTGTACCTGCGGGCTGCACGGGAGCTGACGCAAAAGCTCGACCACGAACCTTCACCCGAAGAAATTGCCAACCTGCTGGAAAAACCGGTGGGCGAGGTCAAGCGCATGCTGGGCCTGAACGAGCGGGTTTCTTCGGTCGACGTCTCGCTGGGTCCGGATTCGGATAAAACCCTGCTGGACACCCTGACGGACGACCGTCCGACCGATCCGTGCGAACTGCTGCAGGATGACGATCTGTCGCAGAGCATCGATCAATGGCTCTCGGAACTGACCGACAAGCAACGCGAGGTGGTCGTGCGCCGCTTCGGCCTGCGCGGCCACGAGAGCAGCACGCTGGAAGATGTAGGCCTGGAGATCGGCCTGACCCGGGAACGGGTGAGACAGATCCAGGTAGAAGGCCTCAAGCGCCTTCGTGAAATTCTCGAGAAAAACGGCCTGTCGAGCGAGTCGCTGTTTCAATAA
- a CDS encoding phage baseplate protein yields the protein MIGIDRDSGATVDDWLQFVQRATRALTTPLGTRQKRPLYGSLIPTLLGQNLGDDILLLAQSHAAQAFYNPQNGISDFQPGVIVASRQGAGLLLRFAGTWKNRQQTFEVVT from the coding sequence ATGATCGGAATCGATAGAGACAGCGGGGCCACGGTCGACGACTGGCTGCAGTTTGTGCAGCGCGCGACCCGGGCCCTGACCACGCCGCTGGGCACCCGGCAAAAAAGGCCCCTTTATGGTTCGTTGATCCCCACGTTGCTGGGGCAGAACCTGGGCGACGACATCCTGTTGCTCGCCCAGAGCCACGCGGCCCAGGCGTTCTACAACCCGCAGAACGGCATCAGCGATTTCCAGCCCGGCGTGATCGTCGCCAGCCGACAGGGCGCCGGTTTGCTGCTGCGGTTTGCCGGCACCTGGAAAAACCGCCAACAGACTTTCGAGGTCGTGACATGA